One segment of Streptomyces sp. NA02950 DNA contains the following:
- a CDS encoding S1 family peptidase has translation MNKRNVAVAGAAIAALGAAVILLPNANASPDKSSEAKTFSSTAAVKLARSLASDLGDNGAGWYYDNGTRKLVMNVMDENSADDVRAKGAVAKIVKNSMADLKGATKTLSSDASVPGTAWSIDPVTNQVQVTADRTVTGTKWATLTKATDAMDGLVSVKRSKGEFKRFDGEEPAQPGAEGGDAGDAGDAGDAGAGGEAGAGNAGAGGEGAGDAGAGGAGGAGDAGAGAAGGAGGDEAADGLDGGDAIFGGGARCSLGFNVTVDGAPGFLTAGHCGNASQTWTSDEAGANQVGTVQDSKFPENDFALVMYDDANTKASSTVDLQNGSTQEIGRAVEASVGLKVQRSGSTTGLKDGEVTGLNATVNYGNGDIVNGLIQTDVCAEPGDSGGAMFAEDAAVGLTSGGSGDCTQGGETFFQPVTGALEATGAVIGADAGGGGGDAGDAGGAGGAGDEGGAAGGAGDQGGAQANGGAQANGGAQANGGAQANGGAGGDAGAGDAGAGDAGAGDAGAADAGDAGDADAGLN, from the coding sequence GTGAACAAGCGCAACGTTGCCGTCGCCGGAGCTGCCATCGCCGCGCTCGGTGCGGCAGTCATCCTGCTGCCCAACGCCAACGCGAGCCCGGACAAGTCGTCGGAGGCCAAGACCTTCTCGTCCACCGCGGCGGTGAAACTCGCCCGTTCCCTCGCCTCGGACCTCGGCGACAACGGCGCGGGCTGGTACTACGACAACGGCACCCGCAAGCTCGTCATGAATGTGATGGACGAGAACTCGGCCGATGACGTCCGCGCCAAGGGCGCCGTGGCCAAGATCGTCAAGAACAGCATGGCGGATCTGAAGGGTGCCACCAAGACGCTGAGCAGCGACGCCTCCGTGCCCGGCACGGCGTGGTCGATCGACCCGGTCACCAACCAGGTACAGGTGACCGCGGACCGCACGGTGACCGGCACCAAATGGGCCACCCTGACCAAGGCCACCGACGCGATGGACGGCCTGGTCAGCGTGAAGCGGTCCAAGGGCGAGTTCAAGCGCTTCGACGGCGAGGAACCGGCCCAGCCGGGCGCCGAAGGCGGTGATGCCGGTGATGCCGGTGATGCCGGTGACGCCGGTGCGGGCGGTGAGGCCGGGGCCGGGAACGCCGGGGCGGGTGGCGAAGGCGCCGGCGACGCGGGTGCGGGCGGTGCCGGGGGCGCGGGTGACGCCGGAGCCGGGGCCGCCGGAGGTGCCGGCGGTGACGAGGCCGCGGACGGTCTCGACGGCGGCGATGCCATCTTCGGCGGTGGCGCGCGGTGTTCCCTCGGCTTCAACGTCACCGTCGACGGAGCGCCGGGCTTCCTGACCGCGGGCCACTGCGGCAACGCCTCCCAGACCTGGACCTCGGACGAGGCGGGCGCCAACCAGGTGGGCACCGTGCAGGACTCCAAGTTCCCCGAGAACGACTTCGCGCTCGTCATGTACGACGACGCCAACACCAAGGCGTCCAGCACCGTCGACCTCCAGAACGGCAGCACCCAGGAGATCGGGCGCGCGGTCGAGGCGAGCGTGGGCCTGAAGGTGCAGCGCTCCGGAAGCACCACCGGGCTCAAGGACGGCGAGGTCACCGGTCTCAACGCCACGGTGAACTACGGCAACGGCGACATCGTCAACGGCCTCATCCAGACCGATGTGTGCGCGGAGCCCGGTGACAGCGGCGGTGCGATGTTCGCCGAGGACGCGGCGGTCGGTCTGACCTCGGGCGGCAGCGGCGACTGCACCCAGGGCGGCGAGACCTTCTTCCAGCCGGTGACCGGTGCGCTCGAGGCCACCGGTGCCGTCATCGGCGCCGACGCCGGTGGTGGTGGCGGTGACGCGGGCGACGCCGGTGGAGCCGGTGGCGCGGGTGACGAAGGCGGTGCCGCGGGTGGCGCCGGTGACCAGGGCGGTGCCCAGGCCAACGGCGGTGCCCAGGCCAACGGTGGTGCCCAGGCCAACGGTGGTGCCCAGGCCAACGGCGGTGCCGGTGGTGACGCGGGCGCGGGTGACGCCGGTGCCGGTGACGCGGGCGCGGGTGACGCCGGAGCCGCCGACGCGGGCGACGCCGGTGACGCGGACGCCGGACTCAACTGA
- a CDS encoding STAS domain-containing protein encodes MLAGPEKTPTRPAGACEPPGGPPVPPRPPAVLVLEGPVGRAEVPRLCERLGELARGSGPGPVTVDVAGVGRPDLAVVEALARLRLTARRLGRGMRLRNAGGDLRELLAWAGLEDGPTSGRDTGSNAGSGPGRGALRVEPLGQSEEGEQAPGVQEGVEPGDPPV; translated from the coding sequence ATGTTGGCCGGTCCCGAGAAGACGCCGACGCGCCCGGCGGGCGCCTGTGAACCGCCCGGCGGGCCGCCGGTCCCGCCCCGGCCCCCGGCCGTCCTGGTGCTGGAGGGCCCGGTCGGGCGGGCCGAGGTGCCGCGGCTGTGCGAGCGCCTCGGGGAGCTGGCGCGCGGCAGCGGTCCGGGACCGGTGACCGTGGACGTGGCCGGGGTGGGCCGTCCGGACCTGGCCGTGGTCGAGGCCCTGGCCCGGCTGCGGCTCACCGCCCGGCGGCTGGGACGCGGAATGCGGCTGCGGAACGCCGGTGGCGACCTGCGGGAACTGCTCGCCTGGGCCGGTCTCGAGGACGGCCCGACGAGCGGGCGGGACACCGGGTCCAATGCGGGCTCCGGACCCGGCCGCGGAGCACTACGCGTCGAGCCGCTCGGGCAGTCCGAAGAGGGGGAACAGGCTCCGGGTGTCCAGGAAGGAGTTGAGCCCGGTGATCCGCCCGTCTGA
- a CDS encoding Gfo/Idh/MocA family protein: MPQIPAVSRRLLLGGALATGALAAGTGQAAGASGQSAAPPVTSAAPKRRPGQKSMIGVPYEPHRTVRTAVIGLGNRGSEMSEGWSAIPGCTVTAVCDIRADRAKRTADRLAALGTPRPAEYGGSDTSYAAMLQRDDIDLVYIATPWEFHYEHGRAALLAGKHVIVELPIATELHELWDLVDTSERTRRHLMLSENCCYGRNELAMLKMAHEGLFGEVTNGHGGYLHDLRELLFSDTYYTDAWRRLWHTRSTASFYAMHGLAPVAAAMDINRGDRMTVLRATSTEPRGLADYRKRFVPRSHPSWKETYINGDLVTCLIDTAGGRVIRAEHDVSSPRPYSRINSLAGSRGIFEDYTGTSKTGGRVYLEPDHSGHTWHDFESYRKEFDHWLWKKLADDAANGGHDGMDYVLQWRTVQQMRAGLVPDIDVYDSAAWCSPVPLSVTSLAAGGRPVAMPDFTRGQWVNHRPGLDSRATEMPPAG, encoded by the coding sequence ATGCCCCAAATCCCCGCGGTCTCACGTCGATTGCTCTTGGGCGGCGCCCTGGCCACAGGTGCGCTGGCGGCGGGCACGGGGCAGGCGGCGGGTGCCTCCGGCCAGTCCGCCGCCCCGCCCGTGACATCCGCCGCTCCGAAGCGGCGGCCCGGCCAGAAGTCCATGATCGGCGTGCCCTATGAGCCGCACCGGACGGTCCGCACCGCCGTGATCGGGCTCGGCAACCGCGGCTCCGAGATGTCCGAGGGCTGGTCCGCCATCCCCGGCTGTACGGTCACCGCCGTCTGCGACATCCGCGCCGACCGCGCCAAGCGCACCGCCGACCGGCTGGCCGCCCTCGGCACACCGCGCCCCGCCGAGTACGGCGGCTCCGACACGTCGTACGCCGCGATGCTGCAGCGCGACGACATCGACCTCGTCTACATCGCCACTCCGTGGGAGTTCCACTACGAGCACGGCAGAGCCGCCCTGCTGGCCGGAAAGCACGTCATCGTCGAACTCCCCATCGCCACCGAGCTGCACGAGCTGTGGGATCTCGTGGACACCTCCGAGCGCACCCGCCGGCATCTGATGCTGTCCGAGAACTGCTGTTACGGACGGAACGAGCTCGCCATGCTCAAAATGGCGCACGAGGGCCTGTTCGGCGAGGTCACCAACGGCCACGGCGGCTATCTGCACGACCTGCGCGAGCTGCTGTTCTCGGACACGTACTACACCGACGCATGGCGGCGGCTGTGGCATACGCGCAGCACCGCGTCCTTCTACGCGATGCACGGCCTGGCCCCCGTCGCCGCGGCCATGGACATCAACCGCGGCGACCGGATGACCGTGCTGCGGGCCACCTCCACCGAGCCCAGGGGGCTGGCGGACTACCGCAAGCGGTTCGTCCCGAGGTCGCATCCGTCGTGGAAGGAGACGTACATCAACGGTGACCTGGTCACCTGCCTGATCGACACGGCCGGCGGCCGGGTCATCCGGGCCGAGCACGACGTCAGCTCGCCGCGCCCCTACAGCCGCATCAACAGCCTCGCGGGCAGCCGCGGCATCTTCGAGGACTACACGGGCACCTCGAAGACCGGCGGGCGCGTCTACCTGGAGCCGGACCACAGCGGTCACACCTGGCACGACTTCGAGTCCTACCGCAAGGAATTCGACCACTGGCTGTGGAAGAAGCTGGCCGACGACGCCGCCAACGGCGGCCATGACGGCATGGACTACGTCCTTCAGTGGCGCACCGTCCAGCAGATGCGCGCGGGTCTGGTGCCGGACATCGACGTGTACGACTCGGCGGCCTGGTGCTCGCCCGTACCGCTGAGCGTCACCTCCCTGGCGGCGGGCGGGCGCCCGGTGGCGATGCCGGACTTCACCCGTGGCCAGTGGGTCAATCACCGCCCGGGTCTGGACTCGCGCGCCACGGAGATGCCGCCGGCCGGCTGA
- the aroQ gene encoding type II 3-dehydroquinate dehydratase — MAITPVRDRSTIMVLNGPNLNLLGRRQPDIYGTDTLADIEKLVAETAAPHGLTTDCRQSNHEGQLIDWVHEARERHAAVIINPAGYSHTSVALRDALATCDGMPIVEVHISNIHRREAFRHHSYVSELADGVIAGCGIQGYAFAVERAAALLAAATA; from the coding sequence ATGGCCATCACCCCCGTGCGCGACCGCTCCACGATCATGGTCCTGAACGGGCCGAACCTGAATCTCCTCGGGCGCCGCCAGCCCGATATCTACGGCACGGACACGTTGGCCGACATCGAGAAGCTGGTCGCGGAGACCGCCGCGCCGCACGGTCTGACCACGGACTGCCGCCAGAGCAACCACGAGGGCCAGCTGATCGACTGGGTCCACGAGGCGCGTGAGCGGCACGCGGCCGTCATCATCAACCCCGCCGGCTACTCCCACACCTCGGTCGCCCTGCGGGACGCCCTGGCGACCTGCGACGGGATGCCGATCGTCGAGGTGCACATCTCCAACATCCACCGGCGCGAGGCGTTCCGGCACCACTCCTATGTCTCCGAGCTCGCCGACGGTGTGATCGCCGGTTGCGGTATCCAGGGGTACGCGTTCGCGGTGGAGCGGGCGGCCGCGCTGCTCGCCGCGGCCACGGCGTGA
- a CDS encoding SIS domain-containing protein codes for MSYTEAEIASQPDCWRRAIALARDPEGPVREALPRAGERVAVAGCGTSWFIAQSYAALRESAGQGETDAFAASEMPVGRSYDRVVALSRSGTTTEVLELLGDLRGTVPTTVITAVPGSPAVAAADAAVVLDFADEESVVQTRWATSELALLRAHLGEPLDGLEADGKAALAEPLPDEVVAGGQFTFLGRGWSYGVALEAALKMREAAGAWTEAYPVMEYRHGPISVTGPGSVVWWLGEGPSGLADEEVAGPGGRLAGYGRDPLAELVVVQRLAVAIATARGLDPDRPRNLTRSVILP; via the coding sequence ATGAGCTACACCGAGGCCGAGATAGCCAGCCAGCCCGACTGCTGGCGGCGCGCGATCGCCCTGGCCCGGGACCCGGAGGGCCCGGTGCGTGAGGCACTGCCCCGGGCGGGTGAGCGGGTCGCCGTTGCCGGATGCGGTACCTCGTGGTTCATCGCCCAGTCGTACGCGGCGCTGCGCGAGTCGGCCGGACAGGGCGAGACGGACGCCTTCGCGGCCTCGGAGATGCCGGTGGGCCGCTCCTACGACCGGGTGGTCGCCCTGTCCCGGTCGGGCACCACGACCGAGGTGCTCGAGCTGCTGGGCGACCTGCGCGGCACGGTGCCCACCACGGTGATCACGGCGGTGCCCGGCTCCCCCGCGGTCGCCGCCGCCGACGCCGCGGTCGTCCTGGATTTCGCGGACGAGGAGTCGGTGGTGCAGACGCGCTGGGCCACCAGCGAACTGGCACTGCTCCGCGCCCATCTGGGCGAGCCGCTGGACGGGCTGGAGGCGGACGGCAAGGCGGCGCTGGCCGAGCCGCTGCCGGACGAGGTCGTGGCGGGCGGGCAGTTCACCTTCCTCGGACGGGGCTGGTCGTACGGGGTCGCGCTGGAGGCCGCGCTGAAGATGCGGGAGGCCGCGGGGGCGTGGACCGAGGCGTATCCGGTGATGGAGTACCGCCATGGGCCGATCAGCGTCACCGGGCCGGGAAGCGTGGTGTGGTGGCTCGGTGAGGGGCCCTCGGGCCTGGCGGACGAGGAGGTCGCCGGGCCCGGTGGACGTCTCGCCGGATACGGCCGCGACCCGCTGGCCGAACTGGTCGTGGTGCAGCGGCTCGCGGTGGCGATCGCCACGGCGCGCGGGCTCGACCCGGACCGCCCCCGCAATCTCACGCGTTCGGTGATCCTCCCGTGA
- a CDS encoding L-rhamnose mutarotase, with protein sequence MRVALHSVLKEGQEAGYEQVHATVPADLLEALHRAGIGNWRIWRSGRHLFHLVDCEDFAAAMAALDRDPVNHRWQEFIGRYVDHFETTDGSPAAASERMALGEVWELRAQAAAAEDAGDARTGGSGGLDRPGPDRPGRGRPGPDRSGRGRPASGSGGAYSYRSLRRSLSSQCEWW encoded by the coding sequence ATGCGCGTGGCGTTGCACTCGGTACTCAAAGAGGGTCAGGAAGCGGGCTACGAGCAGGTGCACGCCACGGTTCCGGCGGATCTGCTGGAGGCGCTGCACCGGGCCGGGATCGGCAACTGGCGGATCTGGCGCAGCGGACGCCATCTGTTCCACCTCGTGGACTGCGAGGACTTCGCCGCCGCGATGGCGGCCCTGGACCGGGACCCGGTCAACCACCGCTGGCAGGAGTTCATCGGCCGCTACGTCGACCACTTCGAGACCACCGACGGCTCCCCGGCCGCGGCGTCGGAACGGATGGCGCTCGGCGAGGTGTGGGAACTGCGGGCCCAGGCGGCGGCCGCCGAGGATGCCGGGGACGCGCGCACCGGGGGGAGCGGCGGGCTGGACCGCCCCGGGCCGGACCGTCCGGGGCGGGGCCGCCCCGGGCCGGACCGTTCGGGGCGGGGCCGTCCGGCGAGCGGAAGCGGCGGAGCCTACTCATACCGATCGCTCCGGCGCAGCCTTTCATCACAGTGTGAGTGGTGGTGA
- a CDS encoding LysR family transcriptional regulator encodes MRVTQSKLDLNLVIALDALLEEESVSGAAQRLHLSSPAMSRTLARIRKALGDPVLVRSGRRMVPTPRALALREEVRQIVERAQAVFTPAGELELATLERTFTLLADDGLLTLIGMGLLERIRQEAPGVCLRLIPEGPGDSSVLRDGRADLELGVFHDPAPETRVEHLVTDDNTGVVRSGHPLLSGPVTPERYAAAHHLSASRRGRLHGPIDEGLSELGLRRRVVASVPTFASALLVTAHTDLVARSGKLLARPLVERLGLVMFEIPLELPKLPIGQAWHPRYDADPAHIWLRGCIREIAGTIGPGAVGPATFGSATGGR; translated from the coding sequence GTGCGCGTGACGCAATCAAAGCTGGACCTCAATCTGGTGATCGCCCTCGATGCCCTGCTGGAGGAGGAGAGCGTGAGCGGCGCGGCTCAGCGGCTGCATCTGTCGAGCCCCGCCATGAGCCGTACGCTCGCCCGGATCCGCAAGGCGCTCGGCGATCCGGTGCTGGTGCGGTCGGGGCGGCGGATGGTGCCGACACCGCGGGCGCTCGCGCTCCGCGAGGAGGTGCGGCAGATCGTGGAGCGGGCGCAGGCCGTGTTCACGCCCGCCGGTGAACTGGAACTGGCCACGCTGGAGCGCACCTTCACCCTGCTGGCCGACGACGGGCTGCTCACGCTCATCGGGATGGGGCTGCTGGAGCGGATCCGGCAGGAGGCACCGGGTGTCTGTCTGCGGCTGATCCCGGAGGGGCCCGGGGACTCGTCCGTACTGCGGGACGGCCGCGCCGATCTGGAGCTGGGGGTGTTCCACGACCCGGCGCCCGAGACCCGTGTGGAGCATCTGGTCACCGATGACAACACCGGGGTGGTGCGGAGCGGTCATCCACTGCTCTCCGGGCCCGTCACCCCGGAGCGCTATGCCGCGGCCCACCATCTGTCGGCCTCCCGCCGGGGGCGCTTGCACGGCCCGATCGACGAGGGGTTGAGCGAACTGGGGCTGCGGCGGCGGGTGGTGGCCTCGGTGCCGACCTTCGCATCGGCCCTTCTGGTGACGGCGCACACCGATCTGGTCGCGCGGTCCGGGAAGTTGCTGGCCCGGCCACTTGTCGAGCGGCTGGGACTGGTCATGTTCGAGATTCCGCTGGAGCTGCCGAAGCTGCCGATCGGTCAGGCGTGGCATCCGCGGTACGACGCGGACCCCGCCCATATCTGGCTGCGCGGCTGCATCCGGGAGATCGCGGGGACGATCGGGCCGGGGGCGGTCGGGCCGGCGACCTTCGGGTCGGCGACCGGGGGCCGATGA
- a CDS encoding class II fructose-bisphosphate aldolase, translated as MPLVATGEIVGPAVRTGLGAGAFNVIQIEHAQAIVAGAEAAGAPVILQISENAVRYHGALAAIGRATVEVARAARVPVAVHLDHATGTELVREAIGLGFGSVMFDASNLPYDANVAATAAVVADCHARGVWVEAELGEVGGKDGVHAPGARTDPAEAAAYVTATGVDALAVAVGTSHAMVVKEAVVDLDLVTALRATVPVPLVLHGSSGVPEADLTRVVEAGLTKVNIATHLNVAYTRAIRDHLAEHPEAVDPRRYVAAARDAVAREVARLLKLVRAAP; from the coding sequence ATGCCGCTGGTGGCCACCGGTGAGATCGTCGGGCCGGCCGTACGGACCGGGCTCGGCGCGGGTGCGTTCAATGTGATCCAGATCGAGCACGCCCAGGCGATCGTGGCCGGGGCGGAGGCCGCCGGTGCCCCGGTGATCCTGCAGATCAGCGAGAACGCGGTGCGCTACCACGGCGCCCTGGCCGCCATCGGCCGGGCGACGGTGGAGGTGGCCCGGGCGGCGCGGGTGCCGGTCGCGGTCCATCTGGACCACGCCACCGGGACCGAGTTGGTGCGGGAGGCGATCGGTCTCGGCTTCGGCTCGGTCATGTTCGATGCGTCGAACCTGCCGTACGACGCCAATGTGGCGGCCACCGCCGCGGTGGTGGCCGACTGCCACGCCCGCGGGGTGTGGGTCGAGGCCGAACTGGGCGAGGTGGGCGGCAAGGACGGAGTGCACGCGCCCGGCGCCAGAACCGATCCGGCCGAGGCCGCCGCCTATGTGACGGCCACGGGGGTGGACGCGCTCGCGGTCGCGGTCGGCACCTCGCACGCCATGGTGGTCAAGGAGGCGGTGGTCGATCTGGACCTGGTCACGGCGCTGCGGGCGACCGTGCCCGTTCCACTGGTGCTGCACGGCTCGTCCGGAGTGCCCGAGGCGGATCTGACCCGGGTGGTGGAGGCGGGGCTGACCAAGGTGAACATCGCCACCCACCTCAATGTGGCCTACACCCGGGCCATCCGTGACCATCTCGCCGAACACCCCGAGGCCGTGGACCCGCGCCGCTATGTCGCCGCGGCGCGCGACGCGGTGGCGCGCGAAGTGGCACGGCTGCTGAAGCTGGTGCGCGCCGCGCCCTGA
- a CDS encoding MFS transporter, with protein sequence MTVTTARPARPGRTAPRSGGVLALMSACVILTIALVAAINLAIPQLNDGSLHPSSTQLLWIVDAYVIVFACLLIPAGALGDRYGRKGALLSGLAVFTVGCLGSALAPDAAILIGARAVTGAGAALIMPATLSLALQTAPPERRPHTIAVWTAATGAAGMVGNLGGGLALQYLPWQGLFWCVAPIALALLALTARYAPRGERHSADSDAVGTVLLVLGFVALLFGVIEGPERGWTSATVLGAFAAAAVVLTGFVVYALRAAHPLIDPRVFALPRLRAGVLGVTLTFFGLFALFFVNAQYLQYAKGYSPALTGLAIGPLAIGMLVVSRRSIPLGQRVGARRVITVGLVVLAAGLALLSFADARTPYPLYAAVLLVMATGMGLSMPMLSASILGALPHSRAGLGSGLGSAAREIGSALGVAVMGTVLTGRFTDRVPDAPGGHAGSAGEAMSAARALGTAEHTRVVTAFTDAMAVGFRVIAAVVAVLAVVVVVWFREERR encoded by the coding sequence ATGACCGTCACCACCGCACGCCCCGCACGGCCGGGCCGGACCGCGCCACGCTCCGGCGGCGTCCTGGCCCTGATGTCCGCCTGCGTGATCCTGACCATCGCGCTCGTCGCCGCCATCAACCTCGCCATCCCTCAACTGAACGACGGCTCCCTGCACCCCAGCTCCACCCAACTGCTGTGGATCGTCGACGCGTACGTCATCGTCTTCGCCTGTCTGCTGATACCGGCCGGGGCGCTCGGCGACCGGTACGGCCGCAAGGGCGCCCTGCTCAGCGGACTCGCCGTGTTCACCGTCGGTTGTCTGGGCTCCGCGCTCGCTCCCGACGCCGCGATCCTCATCGGAGCCCGCGCGGTCACCGGCGCCGGTGCCGCGCTGATCATGCCCGCCACCCTCTCCCTGGCTCTCCAGACCGCCCCGCCCGAACGGCGGCCGCACACCATCGCCGTCTGGACCGCCGCCACCGGCGCCGCCGGTATGGTCGGCAACCTCGGCGGTGGCCTGGCCCTCCAATACCTGCCCTGGCAGGGGCTGTTCTGGTGCGTGGCCCCGATCGCGCTGGCGCTGCTCGCCCTCACCGCCCGCTACGCACCGCGCGGTGAACGCCACTCGGCCGATTCGGACGCGGTGGGCACCGTCCTGCTCGTCCTCGGCTTCGTGGCCCTGCTCTTCGGCGTCATCGAAGGACCCGAACGCGGCTGGACCTCCGCCACCGTCCTCGGAGCGTTCGCCGCCGCCGCGGTCGTCCTCACCGGCTTCGTGGTGTACGCGCTGCGCGCCGCTCACCCGCTGATCGACCCGAGGGTGTTCGCCCTGCCCCGGCTGCGGGCGGGCGTCCTCGGGGTGACCCTCACCTTCTTCGGCCTCTTCGCGCTGTTCTTCGTCAACGCCCAGTACCTCCAGTACGCCAAGGGCTACTCACCCGCCCTCACCGGCCTGGCGATCGGGCCCCTGGCGATCGGCATGCTGGTGGTCTCCCGGCGCAGTATCCCGCTCGGGCAGCGGGTCGGGGCACGCCGCGTCATCACGGTGGGGCTCGTGGTCCTCGCGGCCGGGCTCGCCCTGCTGTCCTTCGCCGACGCCCGCACCCCGTATCCGCTGTACGCCGCGGTGCTGCTGGTCATGGCGACCGGGATGGGGCTGTCGATGCCGATGCTGTCCGCCTCGATCCTGGGCGCGCTCCCGCACAGCAGGGCCGGACTCGGCTCGGGCCTCGGCAGCGCCGCCCGTGAGATCGGCAGCGCGCTCGGAGTGGCCGTCATGGGCACCGTGCTGACCGGCCGTTTCACCGACCGGGTGCCGGACGCCCCGGGCGGACACGCGGGTTCGGCGGGTGAGGCGATGTCGGCCGCGCGGGCCCTGGGCACCGCCGAGCACACCCGCGTCGTCACCGCCTTCACGGACGCCATGGCGGTCGGCTTCCGGGTCATCGCCGCCGTCGTGGCCGTGCTGGCCGTCGTGGTCGTCGTCTGGTTCCGGGAGGAGAGGCGATGA
- a CDS encoding siderophore-interacting protein codes for MNLLERFLVRGTVAYAGVAAGRMRRVRIACRELSWTPGQQVRLHLDGLRGPRRTYSVWDLDGGAMELRMLDHGGDGPGARWARTVRPGAQVLFGRPEGGFVTRPAPYHLFVGEETATAAFGPMMAALAPSETVYGLVEVDTETDRLPLPREVSWRFRNGAPAASSRSLVAAVRALDLPERPGVAYVAGEARAVQAVRRHLVNERGWPRRSVVTKPFWTPGRTGME; via the coding sequence ATGAATCTGCTCGAACGATTTCTGGTCCGGGGCACGGTCGCGTACGCCGGGGTGGCCGCCGGGCGGATGCGACGGGTCAGAATCGCCTGCCGCGAGCTGTCGTGGACCCCCGGCCAGCAGGTACGTCTCCATCTCGACGGACTGCGCGGCCCGCGCCGCACCTACTCGGTGTGGGATCTCGACGGCGGAGCCATGGAGCTGCGGATGCTCGACCACGGCGGCGACGGCCCAGGAGCCCGGTGGGCGCGGACCGTGCGGCCCGGTGCGCAGGTGCTGTTCGGGCGGCCCGAGGGCGGATTCGTCACCCGGCCCGCGCCGTACCACCTGTTCGTGGGGGAGGAGACCGCGACGGCCGCGTTCGGGCCCATGATGGCCGCGCTGGCGCCCTCCGAGACGGTGTACGGCCTGGTCGAGGTGGACACCGAGACCGACCGGCTTCCCCTGCCCAGGGAGGTGTCGTGGCGGTTCAGGAACGGTGCGCCGGCCGCCTCGTCACGGTCCCTCGTGGCGGCGGTCCGGGCCCTCGACCTCCCCGAGCGGCCGGGCGTCGCCTATGTCGCGGGCGAGGCCCGCGCGGTCCAGGCGGTCCGCAGACATCTGGTGAACGAGCGCGGCTGGCCCCGCCGTTCGGTGGTCACCAAGCCGTTCTGGACCCCGGGGAGGACGGGCATGGAGTGA
- a CDS encoding DeoR/GlpR family DNA-binding transcription regulator codes for MKRPERWNALLELLARDGRIEVEEAAAELAVSAATIRRDLDELAQQQMLTRTRGGAVAHNLSYDLPLRYKTARHAPEKQRIGAAVARLVEPGSILGLNGGTTTTEAARAIATRGELTASDGGPGVTIVTNALNIASELAVRPQVKIVLTGGVARPQSFELMGPLATGVLTEVSLDLAVLGVDALDAAQGATAHHEGEASINHLMAARAARVAVVADSSKLGRRAFARICPLEAIDVLVTDTGADDERIAPYAEAGVRVIRA; via the coding sequence GTGAAGCGGCCCGAACGCTGGAACGCCCTGCTGGAGCTGCTGGCCAGGGACGGCAGGATCGAGGTCGAGGAGGCGGCCGCCGAGCTGGCGGTCTCCGCCGCGACGATCCGGCGGGACCTGGACGAGCTGGCGCAGCAGCAGATGCTCACCCGCACCCGTGGCGGCGCGGTCGCGCACAACCTCTCGTACGACCTTCCGCTGCGCTACAAGACCGCCCGGCACGCCCCGGAGAAGCAGCGGATCGGCGCGGCCGTCGCCCGTCTGGTCGAACCCGGCTCGATCCTCGGCCTCAACGGCGGGACCACCACCACCGAAGCCGCCCGCGCCATCGCCACCCGCGGTGAGCTGACCGCCTCCGACGGCGGTCCGGGCGTCACGATCGTGACGAACGCGCTGAACATCGCCAGTGAGCTGGCGGTGCGCCCCCAGGTCAAGATCGTGCTCACCGGCGGGGTCGCCCGCCCCCAGTCGTTCGAGCTGATGGGGCCGCTGGCCACCGGGGTGCTCACGGAGGTCTCGCTCGATCTGGCCGTCCTCGGCGTGGACGCCCTGGACGCCGCCCAGGGGGCCACCGCCCACCACGAGGGCGAGGCCAGCATCAACCATCTGATGGCCGCCCGCGCCGCGCGGGTGGCGGTCGTGGCGGACAGCTCCAAACTGGGCCGACGGGCGTTCGCCCGGATCTGCCCACTCGAGGCGATCGATGTGCTGGTCACGGACACCGGCGCCGACGACGAACGGATCGCCCCCTACGCCGAGGCCGGAGTCCGCGTCATCCGGGCCTGA